In the Quercus lobata isolate SW786 chromosome 5, ValleyOak3.0 Primary Assembly, whole genome shotgun sequence genome, one interval contains:
- the LOC115990225 gene encoding uncharacterized protein LOC115990225 codes for MSAASSSTDSLNKAIDEYCEDTSERSNSSSASDESGGSTDENYSSGAPGLPIEVVQEQLRRASGSQAGSPSNPTDEVETVFSCAVGVHSKTDEQRLNSLKSWYQIPDEFNPRLPVRGEWCCEPRFGIGVYESYFLGGLRFPLNAFDRELLVKLGLGVCQFNPNAWRLIISMQILWREVFGGDRPLTVDEFLYCYKPSAISQSEGFYQFTARGNDCRLIKSLASSDRKWKTEFIFVSGFWAGNPVDVGRDPFPPYTGELGNLRPEAAKRPSLSKFHRDRVHRARLHTDRSFRSLVTLRRLAKWGLGPEPSDEAIAHEVTVRKRMSTMKENRGKEIAGEGKRPEGQAQDRPEGQTRPTVGDKRKFLPKNIDLEGLPSRRDKRVKSGSSKVVKSKPPQSQPAVQIVDVDSSTPVESTPSKTPPRTPLAKSTTPGSSQWLSRTKI; via the exons ATGTCCGCTGCCTCCTCGTCTACTGATAGCCTTAATAAGGCCATAGACGAGTACTGTGAGGATACTAGTGAGAGGTCTAACTCTAGCAGTGCTAGTGATGAGAGTGGAGGAAGCACGGACGAGAACTACTCTTCTGGGGCCCCTGGGCTCCCTATTGAGGTCGTCCAAGAACAGCTTAGGAGAGCTTCTGGCTCTCAAGCTGGTTCTCCGTCCAATCCTACGGACGAGGTAGAAACCGTCTTCAGCTGCGCTGTAGGCGTCCATTCTAAGACGGACGAACAGAGGTTAAATAGCCTTAAATCCTGGTATCAAATCCCAGACGAGTTTAACCCTAGGCTGCCCGTCCGTGGAGAGTGGTGTTGTGAGCCCCGTTTTGGTATAGGCGTCTATGAATCTTACTTTTTaggtggccttaggtttcctttaaatgcCTTCGATAGAGAGTTATTAGTTAAGTTAGGTTTAGGtgtttgtcaattcaatcctaacgCATGGAGACTAATTatctccatgcaaattttgtggagggaagtttttggtggggaccgtcctcttacagtggacgagttcctttattgttataaaccttCTGCCATAAGTCAATCTGAAGGTTTTTATCAGTTTACTGCTAGAGGGAATGATTGTAGGTTGATCAAGTCCCTAGCTTCGTCTGATAGGAAATGGAAGACGGAGTTCATTTTCGTTTCAGGCTTCTGGGCAGGGAACCCTGTGGACGTTGGCAGGGATCCCTTTCCCCCTTACACTGGGGAACTAGGGAACCTTCGTCCAGAAG CTGCCAAACGTCCGTCCCTGAGTAAATTCCATCGTGACCGCGTCCATAGAGCTCGTCTACATACAGACAGGAGCTTTCGTTCTCTTGTCACGCTAAGACGCTTAGCCAAGTGGGGTTTAGGTCCTGAGCCTTCAGACGAAGCTATCGCCCACGAAGTTACTGTGCGAAAAA gaatgtcaacaatgaaagagaaTAGAGGGAAGGAGATTGCAGGAGAGGGGAAACGTCCTGAGGGTCAAGCCCAAGATCGTCCTGAGGGTCAGACTCGTCCAACGGTTGGGGACAAAAGGAAGTTCTTGCCAAAAAATATTGACTTGGAAGGGCTCCCCAGTCGTAGGGACAAAAGGGTCAAGTCAGGCTCGTCCAAGGTGGTCAAGTCCAAACCTCCCCAGTCCCAGCCTGCCGTCCAGATAGTTGATGTGGACTCGTCCACTCCAGTGGAGTCCACGCCGTCCAAGACTCCACCCAGAACTCCTTTGGCCAAGTCTACCACGCCTGGCTCGTCCCA ATGGCTGTCAAGGACGAAGATATAA
- the LOC115990226 gene encoding uncharacterized protein LOC115990226: MGLKEFEHSGVHDLFKAMSKFIAASRQATELDKTRVLLETRIQQVNAECKKWAGVAEKAKDEVKERNKLIEELRTDAVEKDTRIDHLQKMNDELNARLSKAKEDAVAEFKSSKEYTDTLDRNYAAGFEDFRMDAIENFPEVDFNAIKLNLAAATSSLLQTGSDDVNVEDDASTQPQDAPVVNAPPS, from the exons ATGGGTTTAAAGGAATTTGAACATTCAGGCGTCCATGACCTCTTCAAG GCCATGTCCAAGTTTATAGCAGCGTCTAGACAGGCAACAGAGCTGGACAAGACGAGAGTCTTGTTGGAGACGAGGATTCAGCAGGTGAATGCTGAGTGTAAAAAATGGGCTGGGGTTGCTGAAAAAGCTAAGGACGAGGTCAAGGAACGTAACAAGCTGATTGAGGAGCTAAGGACGGATGCAGTGGAGAAGGATACGCGCATTGATCATTTGCAGAAGATGAATGATGAATTGAATGCTCGTCTCTCCAAGGCAAAAGAGGACGCTGTGGCTGAGTTCAAGTCGTCCAAAGAATATACAGACACTTTGGATCGCAATTATGCAGCTGGTTTTGAAGATTTCAGAATGGACGCTATTGAGAACTTCCCTGAAGttgattttaatgcaatcaAGCTTAACCTTGCTGCTGCCACAAGCTCTCTTCTCCAGACTGGCTCTGATGACGTCAACGTGGAAGACGATGCTAGTACCCAGCCTCAGGACGCACCAGTTGTGAATGCTCCCCCTTCTTAG
- the LOC115990227 gene encoding coatomer subunit beta'-1-like, whose protein sequence is MPMAYGKNIAQAQQSLSLKIEKEYVQNSERVKSVDLHPTEPWILASLYSGTICIWNYQSQTVEKSFKDTELPVRSAKFIACENWIVAAADDTFIRVYNYNTLEKVKEFEAHKDYIRCVAVHPTLPYVLTASDDMFIKLWDWEKDWICTQIFEGHSHYVMQVAFNPKDNLNFASASLDGTIKIWDISSPAPNFTLDGHLKGVNCIEYFTCGDEPKILSGSDDFSAKVWDSQSKSCLQTLEGHTHNVTSVCVHPELPIIITGSEDGTIHIWHATTYRLENTLNYDLGRV, encoded by the exons ATGCCTATGGCATATGGAAAGAAcata GCACAAGCACAACAATCTCTCTCGCTCAAAATTGAG AAAGAATATGTTCAAAATTCAGAACGTGTAAAATCTGTGGATCTGCATCCAACTGAGCCATG GATTCTAGCAAGTTTGTATTCTGGAACTATATGTATCTGGAACTACCAATCACAG ACTGTGGAGAAATCTTTCAAGGACACCGAGTTACCAG TCAGGTCAGCAAAATTCATTGCATGCGAAAACTGGATAGTTGCTGCAGCAGACGACACATTTATTCGTGTCTACAATTATAACACACTAGAAAAGGTTAAAGAGTTTGAGGCACATAAAGACTACATTCGGTGTGTGGCTGTCCATCCTACCCTTCCATATGTACTGACAGCGTCCGATGACATGTTTATAAAGCTTTGGGATTGGGAGAAAGATTGGATATGTACTCAAATCTTTGAGGGACATTCACATTATGTGATGCAAGTTGCATTTAACCCAAAGGATAACCTTAATTTTGCAAGTGCATCACTTGATGGTACCATAAAG ATATGGGATATTTCCTCCCCTGCTCCAAATTTTACATTGGATGGCCATTTGAAAGGTGTGAACTGCATTGAGTACTTCACATGCGGCGATGAACCAAAAATCTTAAGTGGTTCTGATGATTTTTCTGCTAAG GTGTGGGACTCTCAAAGCAAAAGTTGTTTGCAAACACTAGAGGGCCACACACACAATGTTACCTCAGTATGTGTTCATCCCGAGCTTCCCATAATTATTACTGGTTCCGAGGACGGGACTATTCACATATGGCATGCAACAACATATAG GCTTGAGAACACATTAAACTATGATCTTGGAAGAGTTTGA